A genomic window from Montipora capricornis isolate CH-2021 chromosome 8, ASM3666992v2, whole genome shotgun sequence includes:
- the LOC138014341 gene encoding isatin hydrolase-like, translating into MNTLVVKLCLCAILCTPLFVDAMPAKSEWIELSYPFNNDTIYWPTVMSFHHTITFANFTEDGYYLSSYDISASEHGGTHIDSPSHFAFKKWTTDQIPLDTLIGPAVKIDVSSKAARSHDYQLMPSDLEAWEETHGRIPDDVILLVFNDWGKYWPDKRTFLGTDTKNTSLLHFPGIHPDASRWLVNNRKIKLVGIDTPSIDFGQSTLYESHRILYAENIPGLENVAHMDKLPVKGFTVYAAPMFISDGSGGPCRIFARLDDNGCTVNAGDKLNCFGFFWAVIVLIYLSFQ; encoded by the exons ATGAATACTCTTGTGGTAAAATTGTGCCTCTGTGCCATACTCTGTACTCCATTGTTTGTCGATGCTATGCCGGCGAAATCTGAGTGGATTGAACTGAGTTACCCGTTCAATAATGACACCATCTACTGGCCAACAGTGATGTCTTTCCATCATACCATAACGTTTGCCAATTTTACTGAAGATGGTTATTACCTTTCATCATATGACATCAGCGCCTCAGAACACGGAGGAACTCATATTGATTCACCTAGTCATTTTGCATTCAAGAAGTGGACCACGGACCAGATTCCTTTAGATACACTCATTGGACCAGCTGTCAAGATTGATGTGTCCTCGAAAGCGGCCAGG AGTCATGATTACCAATTGATGCCAAGTGACTTGGAGGCCTGGGAAGAGACGCACGGAAGAATCCCGGATGATGTAATATTGTTAGTGTTTAATGATTGGGGAAAATACTGGCCAGACAAGAGGACTTTCTTAGGAACTGACACTAAAAACACTTCCTTACTTCATTTTCCAG GTATACACCCCGACGCATCTCGGTGGTTGGTAAACAATCGCAAGATCAAGCTGGTTGGAATAGACACGCCATCGATTGACTTCGGACAGTCTACACTGTACGAAAGCCACCGAATTCTGTACGCGGAGAACATCCCCGGCCTAGAAAATGTTGCACATATGGACAAGCTTCCTGTCAAAGGCTTTACAGTCTACGCGGCCCCAATGTTTATCAGTGACGGCAGTGGAGGACCATGCAGGATATTTGCCCGTCTCGATGACAACGGATGTACTGTCAACGCGGGCGACAAACTAAATTGCTTTGGCTTCTTTTGGGCAGTGATTGTCTTGATATATCTTAGTTTTCAGTGA